The stretch of DNA TTTAGTTGCGGATCATTTTTCTTTTCCCAGCTTTTTTGTGAGTAAATTCTCTATGGTATGCTTCACCCCTCCCCTTCTCTTTTATGTAGGTACATTTGGAGCTTTTGTACATTCCTCTTGGTTCAGATGTTACAAACCCTTTTGCGTCCGAATCCATGACATCTTTGGAGAAAGTTCTTCAAAATGGCGATGCTGAAAATGGCGTCAGCCTTTTCCCGAAGAAGAGGGATGTTATTGTCAGGGGTGTTCTGTCAGTCACAGTGATTTCTGCCGATAACCTTCCAGCTGTAGATTTAATGGGAAAGTCCGATCCGTATGTGGTACTCACCATGAAGAAATCTGGAACACGTAACAAAACTAGGGTGCGTATTCATCTATTTGATGTAAATACTAGCCTTTTTCTGTAGTGTTTAGTCGGTCTCGTATGAGATGATCTCACATATGAGAGTCAATGAGACCAACCCAATGACTTTTCTTTTTCCGTTAAAATCTATTCAGGTAACAAAACCAAAGATACAATACAGAGTGGTACAGTACGAACAAGTCTAACAACACATAGTATAAAAACAATTGCTAATGCCAGCCAATAAAAGCagaaccaatttttttttttctttttaaaatttGATAAGGAAAGCCACTATTGAAACCTTCGCTTCCAAAACCCACGGAAGAGATCACTTAACCTGCCCAAATATTTAAGTATCTTCAGTTTACTGTAGGGACTTTAGGCTGCTCTCACGTGTTAGACTACTTAATAACCGTATTGATCAGCTTCTGGCGTCCAGTTCGTTGTTGCTTTGATCTTAAATTAGTTTTAGAAATTTGTGCATGAACCTGACGTTACTTTTGCTGTCAGGTTGTGAATGAATGCTTGAATCCAGTATGGAATCAAACTTTCGATTTTCTAGTAGAGGATGGGCTTCATGAGATGCTAATCTTGGAAGTTTGGGATCATGACACCTTTGGGAAGGTAAGCTTTCAACTGCTTTCTATctaatttttgaaggaaaaagcTGCTGTTAAgatattttgtatttttttccGCTATTTGACACCTTTGGGTATTGGGCTGCTTCATAATCGAAGACTGAAAAAACTACTTAACCCTGTATAGCAACCGTATAATATGATCTATGTAATTTCGATTTGATTTGGTTGGTGAACCTGCAATGTAGGACTATATGGGAAGATGCATATTGACACTGACAAAGGTGATATTAGAAGAAGAGTACAAAGCTAGCATTCCGCTAGACGGAGCAAAGTCTGGTATCTTGCATTTGAGTCTCAAATGGGCTCCTCAACCTGTCTACCGTGATTTCTGAAAAACTGCCGTTGTACATCACACAAACTGCTGATAGTGTACAAAAGGAAGCAATGGAGGAGTTTATTTTTCATCCATTTCCGAACAGATTTTTTCAGGAAACACTACTTTTGTATTGTTATATTGCCTCAGAGGCAGCAATGTGCTGTTGAGTGGGCATGGCCTTGTGTAAATTTTGGACATTCGGAACACTGTACTTATTATGCAGCTCAAACCGGTGTTGAAAATAATAGTGTGATTCCACGGAAAATAGTAGTCATAGCCCATATGTTACTCGCTAGCGCCACTCTGGCCATGTACCGCGAATTTGCAAGGACTTCCAAGTTTCGTATGAAAAATTCTCACAACCACCTGGTGTACGTGTTACGTTACTTTAAAGtaaaggagttttttttttttgcttgctTGCCTATTTTTTCAATTAGTTTCTACTGTTATGAAAATTGTGACCACAATCAAACAGTGTTGCATATGTAAAACCGATAATAGCGAACAATGCCATCTTTATTTGACATGAAGCGCAAGGGTAAAGGATCATCCAAGTTTTGACACCGGAAACAATATAGAGCTAAAAGCCTGGAAGAGTACAGATTGATTACAAATCTGTTTGCAAGAGATTATATTATAAACCTTGAAACAGTGCGGAATTTACAATGTCATAACCCTTCTGCAATCAATAAGTAGCCACTTCACTAAATGGCCTCTCCAGCTTTCTCCTCCGCCCGTTGCCAGCCCTGCAATTACCCATAACAATCAGTTTCCATAAAACACAAGAAACTAAGGGTGTTTGGATAGTAAAAGTAgagggaaagagaggggaggggaAAGAGAGAAGGGAAAAGGAGAGGAGGGGAAGGAGAGGGGGAATGgagtgtggttgtttggatacaattttcctCTAAATTTTGTCTATTGTGGCGAGACTTTCATTTGCCTTttgaggagggaaaatggatccctacAAATCTCTCCCCCTCTATTTCCCTCTACCCTtgtttgctatccaaacaaggaatTTTAAATCTCACTCTCCCTCCGTTTCTTTTCCCTTCAAATCccccaatccaaacacaccctaaaggtTGCCGCCGCATTGCTATGGCTCTGTAAAGGTGCGGTGACAATATCCGTCCGTGAGGAGGTATCGATCACATATATGGCACAGTGAGCGATTCCACAATCAGGCTAGAAATGATATTCAACGTCATTTCCCTCAATATGCGAGTAGATAGGTGTGAAATCCTACTGCGAATTGGGGGATAGTCATTGAACTATTCACAATGTTTTCATAGACTTGATCCCGCAGACCCAATGGATAATATAACTTGCATCAATTTCTGAGCAACAACGAGCAACTATAGTAACTCACCAGTACTGGTTTAGAAGAGTCATTGAGTCAACCGGCACCTTCTTCCCATCATCATTCCGATGCCAAGTGTAGACAGCGTGCGTTCTGTTCATAATCTCCAGCGTTGAATGTCCATAACTTGCTTCTCGGAATGCTGAGTGGTCCGGTTGTGGATCTCTGAACCTGCAATAAAGAAAGGTGGTCCAACTTCACAATCGGTTTCATAAAAAGAAAACAACACGTTTTGTTTGACGAGGGATGTATAATAAACAAAGAGAGCAATTGAGAAACTTACCGTCCAGCTAAGCCTTCCTGATTTCCACCATCACCAACAGTTATGTAAACTGGAGCATTTTCGTCTGGCACCGGATAACGTTCACCGTATGATACATTGTAGTGTATGTTTGAGATACGGTACTGATGAAAGAAAATGAAGAGTTATTTGAAATTCGATTTATGTTTGGGTTTTTCCCCCAAAATAAACCACACATCAGCTTTCCTAAAACTATCTTACACATTCAAATTTATGTTTGGTCCCGTAAAAGAACATCTTACCGATCTTTCGTATGCGTGAACATGACCAGCAAAGACTAGATCAACTCGGTGACGAACAAACCACTTCTCAAACACCGCACGCATACTTTCTCCTTCCATGAAATGTGCTTCATTGCTGTTGTATATAGGAACATGCATCAACACAATCAACCAAGGCGTCTTCTCCCTGTTCACTCTTTTCAGTTCGTCTCTGAGCCACCTCCACTGAGGCGTGTATTTTACTGGTTCAGGAATCACAAAAGGTCAATTTCAACAACACAGCTCTATTAATAATAAAACAAAAAGTGCAAAGAAAAAAACAGTTCAGCAAAACAGTTAACAGACATCCAAGTCATGGTAAGAACTTACCAAAAGGAGAATAGCTGGAGAGAACAATAATATGGGCAGAAGCACGCCTAATGGCGTACCAAAGAGGACTACTGCTCTGAGAAGCTGCATAAGGTGTTGTGTATCTGTACAGGTATGATTTGAAAGGTACAAGTTCCCCCTGAACATAGACGAACAATGTCAATATCTCCAAGATAAACAATAATCAGATGTGTGAACGATACTCATTATCACGGCAATGAGTACATAGAATAAGAATATCAATGTCAGCCGCGTCGGCAGATAGGTCAGCTTTTGACAGGTCTAATGGGTAGTACCATAAATTATTAGGGGTCCACATTGATTGTTGTGATGACAAATTAATACCATGAAGTGATGTACCCAAAGCGGTAACCGCCTGCGACATCCTTACGGTAGAGTGACATTTGCTATTACCCTAATAATTTTTCGAGGAAAATGATGTTTTCACTTTTCAGAACACGAAAAGCTGCTCAGAAAATAATGTGTATGCTAACATAGAAAGATGATATTCGTGAAAAACACTATATGACGTGTCTAAATGTAACAGCAAGAGGGTGTTTACCAAGGCGGGCATGTATTCTATCTCATGATTGCCAGCAGACCATATCCAAGGCTGGTAGGCTGCGCTTTTCTCAGCAAAGCGACCCCAGGTATCCCAACGAAGGCCAATATCATTCTGGTGATATCTGTCAGCATAAGAGAGATCCCCAACAAATAAAACAGCTTTGGCTCCGCTCTGCATATAATGCTCTAGTGTCGAAAGAGAGTTATATGTCTGACCCATGTCACCTGAAACAAGACATAACAGTTAGAGAATTACCAATTCTTACAACAGGGATTCAAAATACGACAGTGATGACAGGAAAAGAATCGACTCACCGATTATGCCAAATTTGTAGGAGGAATCTGGATCAATTTTAGGGGGAGTTTCAAACCAAAATTTACGGGAAGAATCACCATTTCCAATCTTGTAATAGTACTTCTTGTCATACTGCAGTTTGAAAAATAAGAATATGAAAATGGAAACGCCCAAAAACAATATAACGCCTATATGAGTTATTCACCATGAAGAAATACCTCAAGCCCTCCAACAACACAGTGATGGATATAGCCAGACTTATATTTGTAAAAGGTGTAGTTTGTCACTGTCCCATGAGCAGTGAACTTATAGTTGCCCTCGGAGGTTCCATATTCCACTGTGCTGGAACCTGGTTCGTCAGGTGTCACCCACGAGACTATAACGGCTTTCCCATCGTAGTCACCTTGTGTGATGTGCACCTGTCAACCACAGTACCCAATGAGAAATTCTACCCACTATCTGGAGCATCAAGAACTTAAAGTTTCTTATGACACCCTACAGGAAATACGGTTAATGTAGTGCTCTGAAAGACTGAACGTATCCACGTAGGCAAGCCAGTGAAATATATATTACGCAAGTTTAGCCCATGCATAATGCAGAAAAGAAGATGAATTATGGTTTTCCTCTAATCCTTCAATCATTGTTTGATCATCCACATTGAAGGAAACAGACACATAACACAAGTAAATTAGTGCACACAACGAGTAATAAACTATGTAGCTTTCTTGGGAGTCGTTTCAATGAAAATTCTGTAATGATGCTTACTTGTTGCGGTGCATTTTTGCCCTCTGGAACAACAAATTCTTTATTATCAAGAGGAATGTCAATTGCTGGCCATTCTGACCGAACGAAAGAGCTTGTTACACTCCCCTCACAAACATAGCTCAACAAAACAATATGAGCAAGAAGAAGCTTAGTTATGGTACACAAAATCCTTCCCATCCTCTTCAATCTCAGCAATCAGCTGGTTATAACATAACCTGCCCATATATAAGATTTTAAGAACATACATATCATTAACGTCGAGATAACAACACATGTATTCATGTAATCTTGAATGCCACATCATTAGACATGCATCCCCTTTAATTTGGAGAATGTTAAATCCCGATTACATCAAAACCACGGTCCCGACTCCCGATATAGCCAAACTCAATAAAAATAGAAGGCATCTCCCAACCCAATAATATCTTGTGTCACTCCATAAACAAAATTGAAATCCGGCCTGGTGTAGGAGCCACTGGCTTATCCATACTACATGGGTCTACATACACCATCAAATTTTTCCCTATGTTTTTTTTCACAATTCTTGTAATCTACTGTAATTATTACTCTACTTGTATATAATAATGACTTGAGAATTTTCAACACGACACTGTAAACAAATATTTTTGGACTCGCCACGCAGGCTAGCAAGGGCTGATTGGTGTTCTCTCACAGTCATAAGGTAAATATCAATCCTAGAGTTGTGAAAATCATTTCCAAGGTAAAATTAGAAGCATATAGCAACATCAATAGTCAGGTCTACAGTTATAGCATTGTATGATAAAAAATGGTAAATACTTGGCAAATTATATCAACAGCATCAAACTTAGCCCCCATAAATTACATAGACATACAAGAAACCCCAAAGCACACACCTTTTCTTATATAACCCACAACatataaaaaaattgaaaaataacaATAACTATATTGGGTAAGACCGTAAGACTGACGACGAGTGTTTAAGCAATTAAAGGACCGTCTCATACTGTAAGACgatcttattctataatttgtgaaaaataaaaaaccaaaacCACCTGTTAGAATATAAAACCGATCATGGTACTCCAACCATTAGCTTAAAaacttttggttgagatgatttATTGACACCACCCACCTTAAATTTGAAAACTTTAAAATGACCCAAATCAATTAATCAAAAACCCAGAAATTAATTCAATCAAGAACCAAATAAAACCAACAAAGCGATCAAATCATCTACAAATTTCCATGATCAATaacaattgaaacaaaacaaacaatgcTTTGAAACATAAAATACAAAATTACAAATGATAAAAAAGCACAAATAGAAAGATAAGCAAAACAATGTTGGGTTACCTGGAACAATGAAGAGGATAATACAGAGAGAAAAGTGATACAGAAGGGAACAACAAGATGGTGGTGGTGATCAAGTGTCATTTTTTGAGATTATAAAACAGTGATGGGCCCACTGTATGGTGTGGGGTCTTAGGATATGCGTGGATTAACAGAGTCCTATGCTGTTTTTGCTTGCTTATCAAACTTAAACAACTTGATTTTGTCGCTTTTTGTTTAATCATTCATCGTCCTTTGATTCccttttattattttagtcaccaGAATCttttttcttattattattaaaatattctTTTTTTTACGTTTAATTAGCAAGACAGTCAATCTCTAGCTGATTTTTGTTCCCGGGAATATATAAAATACAATTGGGAGGTCTGATTATGTAAAAAGAAACTCATGAACAAAGTAATAATTCAAATATTTTTTCGTGTCAAATTAGTCGACTTACGAGAGCATTACAATTACCAGGGACAGTCCATCGCACTTCTTGTGAACTTTTAATTATTTTCTCGACATATGAGAACTTTTTTTTTCCATAAGTAGCATTTAAAGACGTGCATTTTCTTTTTTGGTAAAGGTGTAGAGTTTTCGTTATTTTAtttaaatcaaagttaatccaaCACTTATGGTTTTGTAGCCAGACTAAATCCAAACTAAAGTCGTCAAGTCGATATGCAAACCAAAAAATATCTCTCGTTCTTTTCCATTGTGCATGTGTACTTATCCGTCACCAATTCACCATCGATTGCCATGATCTAGAAGCAACCTTAAGTAAACATTTAAGGAAAGCAACATTAAATAAATTTAGAAGTATTAGCTACCTAATCCAAGAAAGAAATAAGATACTCCGTATtataaccaagtggtgttagtttaatggtagctgggttaaaccttgaaacttgcagaaatgcagaAGTTGAGAGGTCCCAGATTCGACTACCAACttgggcgatgatcacttggccactgcaacttccgaagggggtggcttacatggtccatggtGGTGCGAGAATGCATGGGCTCcgggggactcaaccccctcgtcatcaaaaaaaaaaaaaaagatactcCGTATTAGACAAATTCTTGTATGAATTTTCCCGCTCAAATCACCACGAAGGCACGAACTACAAATTGGGCCTTAATAGTAAATAAGTTTGGTTATTCTCAAATATTGGGCTTAAATTTTTGTTTATTCTATACAAAAATGTTGGCCTACTTTATAATTCTTATTCTCAATATTTTTAGAGAAATATATTATACTTAAATATATTTTAAACTACCATATATTTTATGTATACTATATTCTATGATATATGTCACTTTGTAAAATTACTATATTTTTTACTCATATCATTATTATCACATTTTAACCAtaaatatattttaattattatattaaagAATTTTCTTCATCACAATTATCTTCATCTCTTATTTGAAAATTACATAGTCGAAAtactaattaatgtaattttataaaaTACGAAATCTCCCTAAAATACATCACCAAAAACATAATATTTTATTAAAATTAGTCAATGTAATGATATTTTGATTTTCGTATGTCAAATTGTACTCAAGTTTTCACTTATCTATCTTAATAGTGAATAGAACAAATACATCAATATTTTAGACTTTAACAGTAAATTTAAAGCGTAATTATTAATAATGCTAATTTCTCAATATATTACAATCTAAAATACCGTGCAAATGCACGAGATTTAAACTAGTTATAATCAATTTAGGTTTATAATTGACGAGTGTGTTGGTGGAATGCTGACATTTGGTGTATAAACATTAAAACAATACTGCAACTCTCCAAAAGCGTACTATGAGCCTACTATTGATTATAAATTCATGATGCATTTTGATGATGCATTATGACGGCAACTGCAAGTCTATTCATTATTAAATCATCAGATGCATTTTGATCCGAAATATTGCAAGTCTGAAACATTGTGAGCATAGGCCAATTACTACAGATGATGCCGGAGTGGAGTAAGGTCGGATGAAACCCGGTTAAACGAAGTAATGTCGAACAGAGCAAGGGTTGACGGACGGGGACAGTTGAAGGAATGCAAAATGAAAAAAATCAATTGAGTGAGGGAAGGAAAAAAATGAAACTGGTAAAATCgtaaaatgcgtatgtgaaagagtaaaatccgtgTGTGAAAAAGTACAGTCCAACTAAATTAATCACGTAAAAATAATTTACGAAAAGTTTTGGGAAAGAATACTCCCTTTGTCCCAGTTACTTGCTTACCTTTAGGGACTGTAGATCTATCAAACGAATCAACTTGGTGAGTTCGGGTTCGGTCGAGTCATTTCGGGTTTGATATTAGTTCATTTTCAACTCTGTTATTTTGAAGTTCTTTAGGGATAATGctcaattaatatttttttttttttttgggtgcgaATGAGGGGCAAAGCCCCGAAACTAACTACTAGCTATTACACGAGGGGTAGTAACCCCAAATATGCCCTCCCTAAGGATTGGACGAAGTTCATTGAGAGGAATATCTAAGTGCGTAATTAAGGTACTCGAGTTAACTCCCTTGTTGGCCAGAAATTCAGCTGCTTTGTTGGCTTCTCTATACGTGTGTTCCAATTTGACCTTCCAATGCCTTTCTTGTATTAGATCCTTACATCGTTTAACAATGAATTTCAGTCCATTACTTACCAGTTGGTCTTCGTTAATGAGGTTGACACATGGGGAGTTGTCCATATGTATGATGAGCTTTGATAAATTGAGGGATTTTGCTCTTTCTAGTCCCGCTAAAAGAGCTAGAAGTTCCGCCTTCATGGAGGTGCATGACCCACAAGAGAAGAAATAAGCATATATAAAATTACCAGTCTCATCACGAAAGACACCCCCGCTTCCTGCAGGGCCGGGGTTTCCTTTGGAGGCCCCGTCCGTATTTATAAGTGTCCACCCATGTGGGGgtaacctgtaacacccccatactccaagtgccttaccaggaccactcaggtatgaggatgtcaccatctcggttacccgaggcatgataatcataagacaatgaagaaacatactttattaaataagtttaagtgattacattacaaaaccaactgtaagcaaaatacaactgtcctcaaactataaaccaactgaaaggaactgttctaataaacacaaatggaagactaaagactcgatatgtgatgactccatccccgcctagatcccacgcgtatccaagatatacccgcTAAAGCAACCTcaccaccaccccgaatggatcaccacgcttttaaaacatttaaacgggtcaagactaatcacacaacttatatatatatatatcaataataagacaaacagacagttgaactgtcacacacacacacacaccaccaaccaatccccatcatctcaatactcgaCGTCCACCGGACCCCACacgccagatgggggaccgcacccgttcccacctaagccccgctcatcataccgagcgataaccctgtcccattaatgtgcacatcccctaccgtggcgggttccacgaaggacgaaactagggcgtgaagtcactcccgcaagtgaccccactcggtagaacgcatctcgagagccatagacaatcaatcacaatcacaatcacaatcacaatcatcatatcaaacaactaactacaaagacatcaccaatatcccattatgggactaatacgagtaggaaatcctacccggaaagcacaacaagcgacggtatctacaaatttgtatcaaaaagcctcttctacgaaccctcctcctatcatataacacatagagactacacatcacatactacacacaaaacccccaatctctaaattagggtttaaccaaacttaacaaaacactataaaaattatattaaaagcttaccctcgacgcaaggaactcaacgatacgaataacgacaagaaccgaccgtctgaactccgggaattgctaa from Silene latifolia isolate original U9 population chromosome 10, ASM4854445v1, whole genome shotgun sequence encodes:
- the LOC141606065 gene encoding bifunctional purple acid phosphatase 26-like; the protein is MGRILCTITKLLLAHIVLLSYVCEGSVTSSFVRSEWPAIDIPLDNKEFVVPEGKNAPQQVHITQGDYDGKAVIVSWVTPDEPGSSTVEYGTSEGNYKFTAHGTVTNYTFYKYKSGYIHHCVVGGLEYDKKYYYKIGNGDSSRKFWFETPPKIDPDSSYKFGIIGDMGQTYNSLSTLEHYMQSGAKAVLFVGDLSYADRYHQNDIGLRWDTWGRFAEKSAAYQPWIWSAGNHEIEYMPALGELVPFKSYLYRYTTPYAASQSSSPLWYAIRRASAHIIVLSSYSPFVKYTPQWRWLRDELKRVNREKTPWLIVLMHVPIYNSNEAHFMEGESMRAVFEKWFVRHRVDLVFAGHVHAYERSYRISNIHYNVSYGERYPVPDENAPVYITVGDGGNQEGLAGRFRDPQPDHSAFREASYGHSTLEIMNRTHAVYTWHRNDDGKKVPVDSMTLLNQYWAGNGRRRKLERPFSEVATY